The Sporichthyaceae bacterium genomic sequence GCGGCCCGAAGCGCAGCGGGTCCATCACCGCGATCGGCCGGGCGCCCATGGTCAGGATGTCCCGGACGATGCCGCCCACCCCCGTCGCCGCGCCCTGATACGGCTCCACGAACGACGGGTGATTGTGCGACTCCACCTTGAAGGTGACCGCGTAACCCTGCCCGACGTCCACCACCCCGGCGTTCTCGCCCATGCCGACCAGCAGCACATCGGTCTCCGGGCGCTTCAACCCGAACTGGCGCAGGTGCACCTTGGAGGACTTGTAAGAGCAGTGCTCGCTCCACATCACCGAGTACATGGCCAGCTCGCAGCTGGTCGGGCGGCGGCCCAGGATCTCCTTGATCCGCTCGTACTCGTCCGGCTTCAGGCCCAGCTCCGCGAACGGCTGCTCCAGGCCGGGATCCTTGGCGGCCAGCTCGACGGTGTCCGTCATGCCGCTGACCCCCTCGTTACGTCCGAAGAACAGTGTCCGGGCACCCACGATTCGTCGGACGCAAGGGGGGAGGTGGCGGGGATCATGCCGCCACCAGGCTGCGCAGCACCGAGGTGAACAGCGCCAGGCCATCGGTGCTCGGTCCGGTCAGCGACTCGATGGCGTGCTCCGGGTGCGGCATCAGACCCACCACGTTCCCCGCCGCGTTGCGCACCCCGGCGATGTCCGCGGCCGAACCGTTCGGGTTGCCGCCCACGTAGCGGAACACCACCCGGTTCTCCCGCTCCAGCATCTCCAGCGTGGCCGCGTCCGCGCAGTACTGCCCCTCCCCGTTTTTCACCGGCACCACGATCGTCTGACCCACCGTCAGGTCACGGGTCCACGGGGTGTCGGTGGACTCGATGCGCAGCGCCTGGTCCCGGCAGATGAAGTGCCGGTGGTTGTTGCGGATCAGCGCGCCCGGTAACAGGTGGGACTCGCAGAGCACCTGGAAGCCGTTGCAGATGCCGAGCACCGGCAGGCCGTCGCCCGCTGCGGCGATCACCG encodes the following:
- the purQ gene encoding phosphoribosylformylglycinamidine synthase subunit PurQ; this encodes MSTVVRTRIGVVTFPGSLDDRDAARAVRLAGGEPVSLWHRDSDLAGVAAVVLPGGFSYGDYLRCGAIARFSPVMDAVIAAAGDGLPVLGICNGFQVLCESHLLPGALIRNNHRHFICRDQALRIESTDTPWTRDLTVGQTIVVPVKNGEGQYCADAATLEMLERENRVVFRYVGGNPNGSAADIAGVRNAAGNVVGLMPHPEHAIESLTGPSTDGLALFTSVLRSLVAA